Proteins encoded in a region of the Vicia villosa cultivar HV-30 ecotype Madison, WI linkage group LG5, Vvil1.0, whole genome shotgun sequence genome:
- the LOC131606684 gene encoding transcription factor MYB4-like, translating to MVRAPYFDENGTKKGAWSEEEDQMLIAHVQRHGHANWRQLPKVAGLARCGKSCRLRWLNYLRPNLKRGSYTQNEEQMIMELHKKHGNRWSLIAESLPERSDNEIKNFWHSHLKKFTRSNESKITQEIEKTKSLESSYSMSYTATKASSPSISSSHVESNMDLYRIENDVASWETWNGFTNNFWTEPFVYDNTFSQDYFPISYCGVELEDPYFI from the exons ATGGTAAGAGCTCCTTATTTTGATGAAAATGGAACAAAGAAAGGTGCATGGAGCGAAGAAGAGGATCAAATGCTTATTGCTCACGTTCAGAGACATGGTCATGCTAATTGGCGTCAACTTCCCAAAGTTGCAG GTTTAGCCAGATGTGGAAAGAGTTGTCGGTTGCGTTGGCTGAATTACCTGCGCCCAAATCTAAAACGAGGGAGCTATACACAGAACGAGGAACAAATGATCATGGAGTTGCATAAAAAGCATGGGAATAG ATGGTCTCTTATAGCTGAAAGTTTACCAGAAAGATCAGACAACGAGATCAAGAATTTCTGGCACAGCCACCTAAAGAAATTCACAAGGAGCAATGAGAGCAAGATTACTCAAGAGATTGAAAAGACAAAAAGTTTGGAAAGTTCATATTCAATGTCTTACACTGCTACTAAAGCCAGTTCCCCTTCAATTTCATCTAGTCATGTGGAATCAAACATGGACTTGTATAGAATAGAAAATGATGTTGCTTCTTGGGAAACATGGAATGGATTCACCAACAATTTTTGGACTGAACCTTTTGTTTATGATAACACATTCAGTCAGGATTACTTTCCCATTTCATATTGTGGAGTAGAGCTAGAGGATCCATATTTTATATAg